GAGGAGGCCGATGCGCTGCCATTGAGCTGGATTTTTCCGGCCGCCCCGCTTTTCACGGCGGTTGCCGCCGCCTGTTCGAGGCGGGCGTAGGCCTGTTCGAGACTGAGGTTTCCGGCAAAGGCTTCGTTCATGAGCCGGTTGAGCTGCTCGGAACCGAAAGATTCCCACCATTTGGTCTGTAATTCCGCCTGGCCGGAAGGGTTTTTGAACTGCGCAGGCGTTTGTTCTTCGAGCAGGGTATCGTCACGCTGCGGTTCCAGCGAAATACAGGAGGTGAGCAGCAGTGCGGAGGACGCGGTTATTACGGATAGTATCTGTTTCATGAATTCAGGCTCTTTTTAACTTCTCTGAGGCCGCCGATGGCAAAGGCCTCGATTTGTGTAATTAAAGGAGTGATGTTCTGGAAGCGGGAAAAGCGGTGCAGCCGGTGGGGATCATTTCTGTATTTCTGGTAACCGGCATTGATCGAGATATGTACCCCCATAAAGTTCTGAGTAAGCAGATCCAGCTGAATTTCGCCGATCTCGTGTTCGATAAAATCGCGAATGGCCGCCCGAACCCGATCGTGATTCGGCTTCAGATAGGTTGCTAACAATTCATCATGTTTCGGGGTGAACTCATTCATTTCCCTGTGGATCAGCATGGGGCATAAACCGGCGGTTCCTTTTGAAAAAATACATTCAAGCCGCGAGCGGAGGAACAGGCACAGCCAGCGTTCCGCTCCCACTTCCGTGTGGTCATCCGGGTACGGAAATTCGGAGCGGGCGACGCTGACCAGGTAATTCCAGACTTCGGAATAGAGCTGGGCCTTATCGCCGAAATGATAGTTCACGGCTGCAATGTTCGCCTCCGCCGCGTCAGAGATTTCGGCCACGGTGGTTTCGCGATAGCCTTTTTCTGCAAAAATCGGCGCGGCCGCTTCGATCAGACGCTCTTTGGTTGTTTTGACATGTTCCATTTTCAAATATCCATTTGAATTGAGGGAATGCAACGTATGGAGGTGCGGATTTATTGTCAACCAATTCATTTATTTATTTCAAATGGTCATTTGAATCGGGCCGGGCACTAAAAAAGACCCCCCTCGGAGAGGGGAGCCCGGCCTGGCCTTAAATCCGGCTTATTTCTTGTCGCAGGCGGCTTTCTTTTCAGCCTTTTTGGCTTTGGCATCACAGGCCTTGCACGCTTTGTCTTTATCGCAGGC
This region of Pontiella agarivorans genomic DNA includes:
- a CDS encoding TetR/AcrR family transcriptional regulator, which codes for MEHVKTTKERLIEAAAPIFAEKGYRETTVAEISDAAEANIAAVNYHFGDKAQLYSEVWNYLVSVARSEFPYPDDHTEVGAERWLCLFLRSRLECIFSKGTAGLCPMLIHREMNEFTPKHDELLATYLKPNHDRVRAAIRDFIEHEIGEIQLDLLTQNFMGVHISINAGYQKYRNDPHRLHRFSRFQNITPLITQIEAFAIGGLREVKKSLNS